DNA from Asticcacaulis sp. ZE23SCel15:
GTGCTGGAGTCAACGCCGCAGACCTATTCCGGGCGCAATCCGGATCACAATTCCGCCGTCTGGCTGGCCGTTCTGGCGCGCGGCGAAGGGGTGCTCGATGTCGGTGGTGTGGCCACAAAACTCAGCGCCCGCTCAATCATTTTTGGCGCATCAGGCGTAGATAGCACCTTGACGCTGACCACCGACTTTCGGATGCTGTTCATCAAGATCCCGCAACTGGCGGTCAGCCCGCGTCTGGTGACGCCTATGGGGCAGCGCGTCGGGATTCTGACCGGCGGTACGGGCCTGGAGCGGATATTTCACGGCATGCTGATCACTCTGGCCGACACGCTGGAGAGCCTGACCGACGATCAGTTTCAGCCGGTCGAACAATCGATGATCGAGTTTCTGGCGGCGTCATTGGCCAATGATGGCCGCACGGAATCGCGCGGAGGTGCTGCTGGCGCACGCGCCTTTCACCTGCGCCGGATCTGCCAGAAGATCGAGACCCTGCTGCACGATCCCGACCTGTCGCTGATCAAGGTCGCCAATGAAAACGGCGTATCGCCGCGCTATGTGCAAAAGCTGTTTACCGCATCAAAAATGACGTTTTCCAACTATCTCAAGACGCGGCGGCTTGAGCGATGCTATGCCGACCTGATCAGCCCGGTCCATTCGCAGCTATCGGTATCGGAAATCTGCTTTCGTTGGGGGTTTAATGATGCGGCCCATTTCAGCCGCACTTTCCGCGAACGCTTTGGCATCTCCCCGTCCAAACATAGACAGTCGGCGCAGGGGAA
Protein-coding regions in this window:
- a CDS encoding helix-turn-helix domain-containing protein, translated to MPLWKFSVDPLPETERQAAWVDVLRRLKLPVADMGSLARVRGSVMITTTPLGCEFAVLESTPQTYSGRNPDHNSAVWLAVLARGEGVLDVGGVATKLSARSIIFGASGVDSTLTLTTDFRMLFIKIPQLAVSPRLVTPMGQRVGILTGGTGLERIFHGMLITLADTLESLTDDQFQPVEQSMIEFLAASLANDGRTESRGGAAGARAFHLRRICQKIETLLHDPDLSLIKVANENGVSPRYVQKLFTASKMTFSNYLKTRRLERCYADLISPVHSQLSVSEICFRWGFNDAAHFSRTFRERFGISPSKHRQSAQGKAI